Proteins encoded in a region of the Deltaproteobacteria bacterium genome:
- a CDS encoding DUF3570 domain-containing protein has translation DTWEIRAHTPEIRLVQDVARDVSVRLRYRYHRQSAAFFYRDIYDRLERYRTDDPKLGAFSTHTAGAAIEAPLARLGATGELAAVRGQVVVEYVRQNNRYGDAIVAQVACTIPLTY, from the coding sequence CGACACGTGGGAGATTCGCGCGCATACACCGGAGATTCGGCTCGTGCAAGACGTCGCGCGGGACGTGAGCGTGCGCCTCCGCTACCGCTACCATCGGCAGTCGGCCGCCTTCTTCTACCGCGACATCTACGACCGCCTCGAGCGCTATCGCACCGATGACCCCAAACTCGGCGCGTTTTCCACGCACACCGCGGGCGCCGCGATCGAGGCGCCGCTTGCGCGGCTCGGCGCGACCGGCGAACTGGCTGCCGTCCGCGGCCAAGTCGTCGTCGAGTACGTGCGCCAGAACAACCGCTACGGCGATGCGATCGTCGCGCAGGTCGCGTGTACGATTCCGCTGACGTACTGA